The genomic region AGTTGTGCTCAAACGTTTTGTCAAACACtgcatacagcaacagtcttcagtcagaggtttcctCAGGTTAGGTGACTGACTGCTAGTGGAGACGCTTTCTACTTACAGCATCACTTTCCACAACAAGTCTTTGAGGATCCTTGTATCATAGAAGTTCACCTTTGGCATAAATAAAGTATCGctgaattaaaaatgctttgtgtTAATATCTGTAATTTCTGGATGTTAATGATTCCTTGCCAGAAGTCAAAGCCTGACGACCAATTAAATTGGTCGTCATTAAACATTACTGCTATAATTTTTTCATATGCAgcagcaactttaaaaaaaggaaaaacactgTACATCTTTCAGACTATCTGCCATCTGGTATCTATTAGGAGCTCATTACTTTTTAACCCTCTCATGTGCTTTAAGGCATCTGTCCAACCGTCCAGTTTCTGGAAGTTGTTCCTTTTTCTCTGCCACTATGATATCCagaaccttaaaaaaataaaagtcgtTTGCTGAGCTAATAACCATTCATTAGCCAGAGCGGATTTTTTTGGAACTTCCTGGATAAAGTGACCAACAGCTCTGCTTCTCTTTCCCCCTCATCCACCGGTGTGAGGATGTAACTAACTAAAACACATAGCAGCGTGACCTTTTTGCAGTTTGTTCCGCTTTTTGAGGTGTGGTCACATTTTCGAACAGCCAACTTCCTTAGTGACCCAGAGTGACAGCGGACTGTTCATAGAGGAACCAAACAAACAATGTTTGAAAATCATTCAAAGTGCTTTTAGTTGAGACTGTTCCCTGAAGCCCGTTATTAGATAGAAGAGAGAGACATCTCGGTTCCCATTGATGTTTTAaatcaggggtccccaaactttctcctgtgagggccacataacttgtcccttctctgatggggggccggggtcagtttgtaacagaaaaagtgtgacgattgtaagagtgctaaacataaaaatgtattgtttttcagaaagcacaatcaaataaccttttctggattcttcagagaacaaaagtcaggaaataacactatttatgaaataaataataaccaaataacactgggttctccacataaaaaaaagggttagggtcaattatatgcatgtataaaatagttactaactaatagttaataataaataaagttcattactaaggaacattttattgcaaaagtccaacttatcaaataaaaatgcacatatatgaaaatactctggtattgttcagggggccggaccaaatgtggaggcgggccgcatctggcccgcgggccgtagtttggggaccactgttttAAATGCTTGTTTCAGATTTGAAAATTGACTAAATGGTTAGTTTACCCTGGTTTTGTTGACAACATTCTAGACATTAAGGGTGAAAAAGTTGCAGCTTTTTCAGCCAAACCTGGGGTATTGCTTACATCACTTTTACCATTTGTTTGAACACCTGTGACTACATTGGAGGTATTGGAAGTCTCCATCCTTCCTTACTGAAGGTGGGTGGGTGCTAGATGGTGCTGCCTGGCGGTACTTCTGACTGAAGCTCGTGTTTTTTTGTCCAGGTCAAGTCTCAACAAGCGGAGGTCATCCGGATCCTGGAAAGCAAAAGCATCCGGTACGAGCTCATCGACATCTCCGTGGGTGGCGAACTCCGGGATGAAATGAGAAGCAAAGCAGGGGACCCCACTGCGGCCCCTCCCCAGTTCTTCAATGAAGACCAGTACTGTGGGGTGAGGAAAACACACATCAGTATAAAAACCATATATACATCTACCTTTATCTCTGGCGGTCACCTCAGGCTTTAAACATGGCCAGTGTTTAACTGTTAACATTTCTGATTTGCCTTTTTGAGATCCTTTCTTCTCTCCTCCACAGAACTACGAGATGTTTTCAGAGGCAGTGGAAGCCGATACAGTGGAACAATTTCTGAAACTGGCATGAGGACAGTGGGACGTCGACCCGCCCCGCTCTTCTAAACCTCCATCACCTCCAACCACTTCCCTTTTCTCCCCACATCATGTTGGAGGACCTCCACTACGTCGCTGTCCACCACTGACGCCGTCTGCCCACTTTTTATGCCATAACGAAGAATGCCAAATATCTCTAATCCAACCAATCAGAAGTCACACGTTCCCCTTAACTGCAAAGTTGGTCttaatctgatttctttttttgttgttttcagatctTTATATATGTTAGACTACTGTTATGAAGGAACTCCAAACCCCGAAGGAATCAGTGTGTAGTAATCGGGTATACTAATGAATCCAATCAACAATCAAATGAGAAACTATCTATTCCATCTgtaattaaaacacaattatgTTTGCACTCAGAAGTCTttgtaagtactgaacttctaACTGAAGATGGTTAGAAGTGAAAGGACTACAAGGTATTAAAAGAATAATGGTTTAGATTCGTTAAGAATTGAAGGAGTCAATTTAGCTTGAAGTCCAATGCTAACCCAAATACGGAATTTGCAGCATTCTTGAGtctgtattattacaagtactccttttgtacttttaaaaatataccaGTTTTTGGACCAATCATCTTCACCCATGTTATTACATCATACTCATAACACAGACCAATGACTGACGCAACCCTCAACCAACCAAAGAAACGCCGTTTTTCTGACTCGGTTTCTTAACCAGATCCAAAggttaaacttttaaaagacgGCCTCTGGTTTGACATCTCAAACATCTGCTTAAAGTTTGCATCCGGCTTCCACTCTTAGTGCCAATAGACCAGTTCTCTTAACGCGGATCATGACTGCAGTGTTAGCATTGACTTGCCCTCTTCTCCTTCTATCTGTCACTTACCTGGTTTCTGTAGCTGCTGCGTCTTACTGACTGGGCAAAAGATGCCAATCAATAACAAGAAGGGAGTATTTCATGCTGAAGGTTTACATTTTGGTTATCATAACTCAGTCTTATGGAACTTTGGGAACATTCAACACATTCCATTGGTGTTGCATTTATTCCCTGAATCACTtggttgaaataaaatttaaaaaaagctcattttGCAGGATTTCGTCAAGATGTTTGCACCCCCCTGCCTTCATTGCATCTGTTAAGCTGTCCCTTGTGATTTCCTCTCACCATGCTTGTGTATTGTATTGTAGATGTTTGCCTATTATCGATGTATACTCACTGAATCATTCTTTAGACATTCCATTCTGAGCTCCTGCGTTGCTTTTTGGACCAATTCCTCTtggccaaaacaaaaaatgaagaaagtaCGAACTTAAAAGCGGTTGTCTTCCAAGAAGATTGTGAGAAGTGatttatgcattaaaataaaagagttAAATCAATCTGTTTGGATTATTGATTATATGggattttgattcatttaaatgTGCAGTTTTGGTTGGCTGTTTATAACTGAAAGGAGAATGCTACatctgattttcctttttaattggCTTGTAAGGGAAAACTTGTGTAGTTTTACTGTGTCTTCACTACACCAAAAAACTGGGTCCATATGTAAACTTTGTACTATTTCAAATCTTGATAATTCTGAAGGAAGTCATCATAACTTATTGTGCATTCCAGGATATTGACTTTAAGATTAAAAGTACATTCTGAAATAATTTCTGAGAACAAATACAACTAAGTATGGACCACAGGTTCATCTCAAACAAGaacataaaattaattcaactcaaaaggtgtaacttgatCCTAGACTTTTACATACACtcctaaaatgttatttgtatatcagatttcagcaacaaggcaattcaaagtgctttacactataaaaagcaaagtaacaaatgaaatgtgcaataggcattacattttatcaaatgttttaaaatgaacagaactCAGCCCACATTTCTTACACATATCCTACAAAAGAAGCAACAGCCATCTTCCTGGTGTCCCTTTTTGATATAATTAATATATGCCCgatatagaaataaataaaaaggccTTAGTGCCACTGACGAAACCTTCGACCGTGTTTGAggcttttagtttgaaaatattcCCGGATGTTTTGCTACTGCTTCACCGGATGTTGGTAAACTGTGGCTCGAAGACGGAAGCTGTAAATTTTGACAGACAACAGCTGAGGTAAtatcaattaataaataatgttgCTCATTTAAAGCGATGCATGTGGCCAGACTTATATTCACATACATGTCCTGCTTTTCTTCCTTCTGTAATGTTGCTTTTTATCAGCGGTTTGCTGGGTCTGCTTTTATTAAGCAGCTAAGCTAAGCTAGTTGAGTCTTGTAATTGGTAGCAGAATATCACTGAATAGATGCTGTTTGCTGACATGATACAAAAGCTCATAAAATGACATCCTGTTGctggttattattatttttaatcacactTGCCCGGTGCAATGTGTTTCCAGCGGTCACTTTTAGCAGCCACGTTACCTTTTTAGCAGAAAAAGACAACAGCAGGTGAATCATCAGGGAGTTTCAATGGGAACTCTGGGATTTCTTCCCTTGAGCGACGCGCAGCTTCTGGAAACCAGCACAGGACTCTTTCATTACTTAAAAAGACTCTGAACTTTAGCTTATAATTCTGAGACTTGTCAAATCTAAACTAGACtaaaacatattaattaaaaCAGTTGTGATTTGAGAatccacaaacaaaaaagcaataagGAAGGAAAATGCTTTTTACAAACCGAGTCGATGCCATGTTAAGAGTGATTGAGGTTTAGGTTGGTTAAAACGAATGAGTTTCGCTGTTCCTCCCAGGTGTAGCTCAGCCTGACGATGAGCGTCCCAGACTACATGCAGTGTGCCGAGGACCACCAGACGGTGCTGGTGGTGGTCCAGCCGGTGGGCATCGTGCCCCAGGACCAGTTCTTCAAGATCTACCAGCGCATCGCCAGCGTGAGCCAGGTGAACATCCGCGACTCCCAGCGGCTCCTTTACATTCGCTACCGCCACCACTACCTTCCCGAGAACAACGAGTGGGGCGACTTCCAGACGCATCGCAAAGTGGTGGGCCTCATCTGCATCACCACGTGCAACTCGGCCAAGGACTGGCCGCAGACCGCCGAGCGCTTCCACGGCCAGAAGGAGGTGTACAGCTCCACCCTGTACGACTCGCGCCTGCTGGTGTTCGGCCTGCAGGGGGAGATCGCCGAGCAGCAGCGCACCGACGTGGCCTTCTACCCGGGCTTCGAGGAATGCTCCGACGTAGAGCGGAGGGTCGAGGACTTTGTGGAGTCCATATTTATCGTCCTGGAGTCCAAGCGGTTGGACCGGGCCACGGATAAGTCCGGTGACAAGATCCAGCTGCTCTGCGTGCCTTTTGAAAAGAAGGATTTTGTGGGTTTGGACACAGACAGCAGGTGAGCGTTTCTCTCCAGCATCCCGATTTCTCAGCATTTCATGGAACTTTCATCTAGGGGTGTCCCTTTCCGATATTTATATTGAATATAAAAAATTGAGTATCGGATTATGTGGGCCTGCATTTAAAATTTCCCATATAAGCAGCACTCCGCTCCAGAATTCTCCTCCAGCTTTTAGTCCGACCCAACATGGGGCTGGATAGTTAAAGGCCTGTCATCATAACAAGTTTTACTAGATgaaaattgtcccagaagttattgtgatacacaataatattgtttgagaCCATTGTCAAGTAATATTATGGTAAtgacacattttcaaacatcaataaactttaaattcaaatgaacattttacactggaactggaagacattctaaatatccaaaaataaataaacaaaacaacagaaacgacaaataaaatgaattataaagtctgtaaacaaaattgtctttcaACAAAGGGCTAGTTCACGAGCCTTTTCTAACATGCCACACTGCAAAAGTAAGTAATAAAATTAGGTATGATTCGCATTGGATCAATCTCTGTATTGGTCAGTATTCAAAGCTTTGATATCGGTATCGTATCGGAAGTGGAAAATTGTATCAGGACACCAAAACTTTCAGCTGGATGTCTTTAATCTTGTCTGTGTTTTATGTCAACCTCTTATTTTCAAAAATCGTCaggcatctttttttttctaaaaatgtaccttttttgtttgtttttctgcatttgtttttgtttgatttgtcctgctttattcttcttttttcttttcttccataCTGTCCCGTGAGTTTATTGTTGGGAGTGAAAAGGTGAGATCTTGGACTCCATAAGTGAATCACTTCCCCCACAGATGTTAGCTCTGCTGAGGCATGGGCCGGTATGAGGTCTCAGGGCGCCATGAGCTTATGTAAGAAATCCAGCTTTCATGTTACTGCTGCCAAAATATGAACCCAAATGCAGTTCCTTTGAAATTTATTCACCTCCTTGGATGCTTTACTCCTTTtactgcttttacaaatcaattgtgatcaagaaaattattactattttgagtaaaaaaacccaaccttttaatatcaaagtgaaaatcagttttattgcaGTCATTCCACTCATTGTGAGACCACTAGCGCCATTTCGTtggacctctgttgaattaggtcagtcacATGgtcacttattttatgttacatattttcATTACTTTATAGAAATCCATTTTTACTTTGACATAAAAGCACCtaattttgttgatcatgattgatATGTAAAACAATAAGAGTAAAGCAACTGAGGGGGTGAATAGTTTTTATAGGAGCCTGTAGATCACAATCTAGATATTTTTGCTAGTAGAGCAAAATGTGCACCATATAGTGCTTCTAAAATAATACATCTTATTGGTTATCACAgttataaaactatttaaacattttatatattgttattttgatatGATACATGAACTAAACTTATCAAATCGACAACCTCTGTATTTTTTCAGGCACTTGTATGGATGTACACCTGTttggttttgcagtgtagtcGTCTCCTTTTAAGTTGGCTGATTAGCATAGCGCAGCAACAGGTGAGGGAGGGTCAGTACTTCATCACTGTATGATCCATACAGCCGGAAAAAACTCCAGTTACTTACACACTTTCCCTAGAAATGGTAtggtgaacattttatttatttaaatttttgaaaGTTGAATTGTCAACTTTTGAAAACCTGTCCATGCCTTGAACCGGTCCATGCCTGGCTCCTCCCTGACTCCTGACCCAACGTAGCTCTTTTATTCGTACGCAGCATCTTGCAAAAACGAGTACACACTGAAGACACTTTGACACGACAAAAAGCAGTCAGCATACGGCTTGCATGTCCAAATCACTGGCATCAAAAGCGAGTGCACCCCTAAGTGGAAATGTCCAAATCGTTCCCAAAGTGTCAATGTTTTGTGTGGCTGCCATCATTTTCCGCTGCAGCTTCCCACAGTCCCAAACCATGATACTCCCACCGCCGTGCTTGACTGTAGGCAAGACGCTCCTTCCACCTGGTTGCAGCTGCACACGCTTGATACCACTTGAACCAAATAAGTGGCAGcacctttatttgttttgaacaaGTAAAATGTCAGAGAACAAAAAGTgattaagaagaaaacaaacaaaaacgtcATATTACCGTAATAATTAACCCaaaactttcatatttatttcaaaaagacGATGAAAGCTTCTTAAAATCCCACTCCAATTGTCTCATGCAAATATGTCTCACattatgcatatttttgcaTCGCATTATTACTTTGTGTCACAGTTTCTACTCTTTCCAAAGTGCATCTGTACAATTCATTTATTGGCCTGCATAATAATTGGTGAAGGCTAATCAGACCACAGGACAGACTCTGCTTGTCTTCAGCAAGCTGTCCATCTTTAGAACaaactttggacattttcacttAGTTATGCAGAATTCTTCTGCACTATGAGGCaattttgataaaaaacaaaacaataaaacactgcaGGGTTTTCTTCACagctatattttattaattagtcTGCTAATTAGAAAGAGCTGCACCTGTGCTAATGATAGGAACACACTGAAATGAAGTGAGCTGATGGCTTTTTAGACATTATGTTAACTTTTCAAGCTTGCACAGCTCTTTGACATGAGTAAAATGCATCACATAAGTTTGTAATCTAAAATGATGTCAGCAAAAAAACGAAACGCTACATTATTTGTGTCACTGCCAACGCTTTTTCCTGAAGCGTTGTATgcatctttaaataaagacgcatacatatttatttaaagatgtaTTCGgctttttttactttctcctGCAAGGTTTATAATATGATTTTTacctaaaaacaaactttgctcCATCAAAAGgagtttttcattcatttatcaaGCTTTCCTAAATGTACGCAGCGTTTtctaagatatttttttgtcaaaaatcttttctaaaataattgaaaactgGATGTCTTTCTTTGAACGAAGCACAGCGGTaaaatcttttaacatttttgagtCTAAAATTATTTACTCGCCCCTTTCCACCAAAAATAATCAGACTATTGTATTTGTTTAGCTAAAATATCACAGCTTAATTAAttgttgaaaaggaaaaagcatTGTTCTTTGGCCCATGAGTCCTTTTGAGCCACGtgacaaaaggtttggacaGCCGTGGTCTAGCTGATGGCACATTCTGCTCACATTGTTCCTATCTTATGAGGATATTCTAGATCATGAAACTGCATTT from Xiphophorus couchianus chromosome 13, X_couchianus-1.0, whole genome shotgun sequence harbors:
- the sh3bgrl3 gene encoding SH3 domain-binding glutamic acid-rich-like protein 3, with amino-acid sequence MSVRVYYTTVTASRTVKSQQAEVIRILESKSIRYELIDISVGGELRDEMRSKAGDPTAAPPQFFNEDQYCGNYEMFSEAVEADTVEQFLKLA